Proteins encoded within one genomic window of Oryza glaberrima chromosome 12, OglaRS2, whole genome shotgun sequence:
- the LOC127758074 gene encoding uncharacterized protein LOC127758074 isoform X4, producing MALAGFFDLSILPDDSKSTTTNTSIVARALDLGYSAVALDHPHRALLADSHAPIASSLLLPPSAPLHHRRHPFLQYTRITLSLDSAAACTSALAPSAARLLCTYDIVAARPLTQAAFDHLCQATFDHLDIVSIDFSHKLPFRLKLPMLKLALQRGLHLEIAYSPLIADAASRRQAIAEAKLLEEWTKGKNLIISSAAHTASEIRGPYDAINLSSYLLGLSTQRAKAALSVNCRSLISKALRKKHFFKKTIRIDGLLPNKQLNSANFKLADWIGWDPMPHEADLLSLDVNPEPSSDKYELLSYKGEPQSLDINPEPSANKDELLYLPINALTEASSHVPYDGDESLFVEQQEQLSHGNEILFPVETQEGPVQVSRGESLMTCVLSTLPASCEQHSVATNLDNPGNNETVMAHDVQTAAVSSFDLKGIEKHVESLHDAMELDGTESSKMNLIADFTAPLSSDDNLVCYAIPCSMELSDTSVVNKCPHQSTGFPDYAKACTECDSGLTSCERVDRATQDHDILSGSSIYSKNKDLYSYSDISVFSVTHKDFAEPLELPPCGKDDEAPPDLAAQLHCNSCKDVMMPPQVISDEVEPVDRGATILVEHTPCGPETALTAFLYDKGSIDTTSKTDELAKQNSNSLEGDVAKIHEQLLNYSYASGEVEISLTRSEKRTKKLRSQHPIYVPFLGFLKSVSFKKKASKI from the exons ATGGCGCTTGCTGGCTTCTTCGACCTCAGCATCCTCCCCGACGACTCCAAATCTACCACCACCAACACTAGCATAGTTGCCCGCGCCCTTGACCTCGGCTACTCCGCCGTCGCACTCGATCACCCTCACCGTGCCCTCCTCGCTGACTCCCATGCACCCATTGCCTCCTCTCTCCTGCTGCCGCCCTCTGcccccctccaccaccgccgacaTCCCTTCCTACAGTACACGCGCATCACCCTCTCcctcgactccgccgccgcctgcacctCTGCCCTagccccctccgccgcccgcctcctttGCACCTATGACATCGTCGCCGCGCGGCCGCTCACCCAAGCCGCCTTCGACCACCTCTGTCAGGCCACATTTGACCACCTTGATATCGTTTCCATCGACTTCTCCCACAAGCTGCCCTTCCGCCTCAAGCTCCCCATGCTCAAGCTTGCGCTGCAGAGGGGCCTGCACTTGGAGATCGCCTATTCTCCCCTCATCGCTGATGCTGCTTCAAGGAGACAGGCCATAGCCGAAGCCAAG CTCTTGGAGGAGTGGACTAAAGGAAAGAATCTCATCATCTCAAGTGCTGCTCACACTGCTTCTGAAATTAGAGGACCCTATGATGCCATAAATTTATCTTCTTATTTGCTTGGCCTTTCTACCCAACGAGCCAAAGCTGCTCTATCCGTCAACTGCAG GTCACtgatttccaaggctctgaggAAAAAGCACTTCTTCAAGAAAACCATTAGAATCGACGGGCTGTTACCAAATAAACAGTTGAATTCAGCAAACTTCAAGCTTGCTGACTGGATTGGTTGGGATCCTATGCCTCATGAAGCAGATCTGCTATCTTTGGACGTTAATCCAGAACCTTCTTCCGACAAATATGAATTGCTGTCTTACAAAGGAGAACCGCAATCTCTTGATATAAATCCAGAACCTTCTGCCAATAAAGATGAACTACTGTATTTACCCATAAATGCTCTCACCGAAGCATCAAGTCATGTACCTTATGATGGTGATGAGTCCCTCTTTGTCGAGCAGCAAGAGCAGTTAAGCCATGGCAACGAAATCCTATTCCCAGTTGAAACTCAAGAAGGGCCTGTGCAAGTTAGCAGAGGTGAAAGTCTTATGACTTGTGTATTGTCTACCTTGCCAGCATCTTGTGAGCAGCATAGTGTTGCTACCAATTTGGATAATCCTGGAAACAATGAAACTGTTATGGCTCATGATGTGCAGACTGCTGCTGTCTCTTCCTTTGATCTGAAAGGCATTGAGAAACATGTTGAATCTCTGCATGACGCTATGGAACTAGATGGTACAGAGTCAAGTAAAATGAACCTCATTGCAGATTTTACCGCTCCCTTATCTTCTGATGATAACTTGGTGTGTTATGCTATTCCATGTAGTATGGAACTTTCTGACACGAGTGTCGTGAATAAGTGCCCTCACCAGTCTACTGGCTTCCCAGATTATGCTAAAGCTTGTACAGAATGTGACTCTGGGTTGACCTCCTGTGAGAGGGTTGATCGGGCAACACAGGATCATGACATTCTTTCTGGTTCCAGTATTTACTCTAAGAATAAGGACCTCTACTCTTACAGTGACATCTCAGTTTTTTCTGTGACTCACAAAGATTTTGCAGAACCGCTAGAGTTGCCTCCATGTGGGAAAGATGATGAGGCGCCACCAGATCTTGCAGCTCAATTGCACTGTAATTCATGCAAGGATGTTATGATGCCACCGCAAGTTATAAGCGATGAAGTAGAGCCAGTTGACAGAGGAGCAACTATTTTAGTGGAACATACTCCCTGTGGTCCAGAGACTGCCTTGACTGCTTTTCTTTATGATAAAGGATCCATTGATACAACCAGTAAAACTGATGAGTTGGCAAAGCAAAACTCAAACTCTCTGGAGGGAGATGTTGCTAAAATACATGAACAACTACTAAACTATTCTTATGCTAGTGGTGAGGTGGAGATATCCCTAACTAGATCAG AAAAGCGAACCAAAAAATTAAGGTCGCAACATCCGATTTATGTTCCTTTCTTGGGCTTCCTCAAGTCTGTGTCCTTTAAGAAGAAAGCATCCAAG ATTTGA
- the LOC127758074 gene encoding uncharacterized protein LOC127758074 isoform X1, giving the protein MALAGFFDLSILPDDSKSTTTNTSIVARALDLGYSAVALDHPHRALLADSHAPIASSLLLPPSAPLHHRRHPFLQYTRITLSLDSAAACTSALAPSAARLLCTYDIVAARPLTQAAFDHLCQATFDHLDIVSIDFSHKLPFRLKLPMLKLALQRGLHLEIAYSPLIADAASRRQAIAEAKLLEEWTKGKNLIISSAAHTASEIRGPYDAINLSSYLLGLSTQRAKAALSVNCRSLISKALRKKHFFKKTIRIDGLLPNKQLNSANFKLADWIGWDPMPHEADLLSLDVNPEPSSDKYELLSYKGEPQSLDINPEPSANKDELLYLPINALTEASSHVPYDGDESLFVEQQEQLSHGNEILFPVETQEGPVQVSRGESLMTCVLSTLPASCEQHSVATNLDNPGNNETVMAHDVQTAAVSSFDLKGIEKHVESLHDAMELDGTESSKMNLIADFTAPLSSDDNLVCYAIPCSMELSDTSVVNKCPHQSTGFPDYAKACTECDSGLTSCERVDRATQDHDILSGSSIYSKNKDLYSYSDISVFSVTHKDFAEPLELPPCGKDDEAPPDLAAQLHCNSCKDVMMPPQVISDEVEPVDRGATILVEHTPCGPETALTAFLYDKGSIDTTSKTDELAKQNSNSLEGDVAKIHEQLLNYSYASGEVEISLTRSEKRTKKLRSQHPIYVPFLGFLKSVSFKKKASKGWSSSSSSSSLLRRVEEEAVGRYSAEERRERIDKYRSKRNQRNFDKKITYACRKTLADSRPRVKGRFARNSSDDGAAAEVEVSPATNNNVPEWWPAVQEALARQEQEAAGLHLCDTADDDLLAAYLGVSSIDLYSPRGH; this is encoded by the exons ATGGCGCTTGCTGGCTTCTTCGACCTCAGCATCCTCCCCGACGACTCCAAATCTACCACCACCAACACTAGCATAGTTGCCCGCGCCCTTGACCTCGGCTACTCCGCCGTCGCACTCGATCACCCTCACCGTGCCCTCCTCGCTGACTCCCATGCACCCATTGCCTCCTCTCTCCTGCTGCCGCCCTCTGcccccctccaccaccgccgacaTCCCTTCCTACAGTACACGCGCATCACCCTCTCcctcgactccgccgccgcctgcacctCTGCCCTagccccctccgccgcccgcctcctttGCACCTATGACATCGTCGCCGCGCGGCCGCTCACCCAAGCCGCCTTCGACCACCTCTGTCAGGCCACATTTGACCACCTTGATATCGTTTCCATCGACTTCTCCCACAAGCTGCCCTTCCGCCTCAAGCTCCCCATGCTCAAGCTTGCGCTGCAGAGGGGCCTGCACTTGGAGATCGCCTATTCTCCCCTCATCGCTGATGCTGCTTCAAGGAGACAGGCCATAGCCGAAGCCAAG CTCTTGGAGGAGTGGACTAAAGGAAAGAATCTCATCATCTCAAGTGCTGCTCACACTGCTTCTGAAATTAGAGGACCCTATGATGCCATAAATTTATCTTCTTATTTGCTTGGCCTTTCTACCCAACGAGCCAAAGCTGCTCTATCCGTCAACTGCAG GTCACtgatttccaaggctctgaggAAAAAGCACTTCTTCAAGAAAACCATTAGAATCGACGGGCTGTTACCAAATAAACAGTTGAATTCAGCAAACTTCAAGCTTGCTGACTGGATTGGTTGGGATCCTATGCCTCATGAAGCAGATCTGCTATCTTTGGACGTTAATCCAGAACCTTCTTCCGACAAATATGAATTGCTGTCTTACAAAGGAGAACCGCAATCTCTTGATATAAATCCAGAACCTTCTGCCAATAAAGATGAACTACTGTATTTACCCATAAATGCTCTCACCGAAGCATCAAGTCATGTACCTTATGATGGTGATGAGTCCCTCTTTGTCGAGCAGCAAGAGCAGTTAAGCCATGGCAACGAAATCCTATTCCCAGTTGAAACTCAAGAAGGGCCTGTGCAAGTTAGCAGAGGTGAAAGTCTTATGACTTGTGTATTGTCTACCTTGCCAGCATCTTGTGAGCAGCATAGTGTTGCTACCAATTTGGATAATCCTGGAAACAATGAAACTGTTATGGCTCATGATGTGCAGACTGCTGCTGTCTCTTCCTTTGATCTGAAAGGCATTGAGAAACATGTTGAATCTCTGCATGACGCTATGGAACTAGATGGTACAGAGTCAAGTAAAATGAACCTCATTGCAGATTTTACCGCTCCCTTATCTTCTGATGATAACTTGGTGTGTTATGCTATTCCATGTAGTATGGAACTTTCTGACACGAGTGTCGTGAATAAGTGCCCTCACCAGTCTACTGGCTTCCCAGATTATGCTAAAGCTTGTACAGAATGTGACTCTGGGTTGACCTCCTGTGAGAGGGTTGATCGGGCAACACAGGATCATGACATTCTTTCTGGTTCCAGTATTTACTCTAAGAATAAGGACCTCTACTCTTACAGTGACATCTCAGTTTTTTCTGTGACTCACAAAGATTTTGCAGAACCGCTAGAGTTGCCTCCATGTGGGAAAGATGATGAGGCGCCACCAGATCTTGCAGCTCAATTGCACTGTAATTCATGCAAGGATGTTATGATGCCACCGCAAGTTATAAGCGATGAAGTAGAGCCAGTTGACAGAGGAGCAACTATTTTAGTGGAACATACTCCCTGTGGTCCAGAGACTGCCTTGACTGCTTTTCTTTATGATAAAGGATCCATTGATACAACCAGTAAAACTGATGAGTTGGCAAAGCAAAACTCAAACTCTCTGGAGGGAGATGTTGCTAAAATACATGAACAACTACTAAACTATTCTTATGCTAGTGGTGAGGTGGAGATATCCCTAACTAGATCAG AAAAGCGAACCAAAAAATTAAGGTCGCAACATCCGATTTATGTTCCTTTCTTGGGCTTCCTCAAGTCTGTGTCCTTTAAGAAGAAAGCATCCAAG GGCTGGAGCTCATCATCATCTTCGTCGTCGTTGCTCCgccgggtggaggaggaggcggtggggaGGTACagcgcggaggagcggcgggagcgCATTGACAAGTACCGGAGCAAGCGCAATCAACGCAATTTCGACAAGAAGATCACC TACGCTTGCCGGAAGACGCTCGCGGACAGCCGGCCGAGGGTGAAGGGCCGCTTCGCCCGCAACTCCTCCGACGACGGCGCTGCAGCTGAAGTCGAggtgtcgccggcgacgaatAATAATGTGCCGGAGTGGTGGCCGGCAGTGCAGGAGGCGCTGGCCAGgcaggagcaggaggcggctgGCCTCCATCTCTGCGACACCGCCGACGATGACCTGCTAGCCGCCTACCTCGGCGTCTCCTCCATCGATCTCTACTCACCCCGCGGCCACTGA
- the LOC127758074 gene encoding uncharacterized protein LOC127758074 isoform X2: MALAGFFDLSILPDDSKSTTTNTSIVARALDLGYSAVALDHPHRALLADSHAPIASSLLLPPSAPLHHRRHPFLQYTRITLSLDSAAACTSALAPSAARLLCTYDIVAARPLTQAAFDHLCQATFDHLDIVSIDFSHKLPFRLKLPMLKLALQRGLHLEIAYSPLIADAASRRQAIAEAKLLEEWTKGKNLIISSAAHTASEIRGPYDAINLSSYLLGLSTQRAKAALSVNCRSLISKALRKKHFFKKTIRIDGLLPNKQLNSANFKLADWIGWDPMPHEADLLSLDVNPEPSSDKYELLSYKGEPQSLDINPEPSANKDELLYLPINALTEASSHVPYDGDESLFVEQQEQLSHGNEILFPVETQEGPVQVSRGESLMTCVLSTLPASCEQHSVATNLDNPGNNETVMAHDVQTAAVSSFDLKGIEKHVESLHDAMELDGTESSKMNLIADFTAPLSSDDNLVCYAIPCSMELSDTSVVNKCPHQSTGFPDYAKACTECDSGLTSCERVDRATQDHDILSGSSIYSKNKDLYSYSDISVFSVTHKDFAEPLELPPCGKDDEAPPDLAAQLHCNSCKDVMMPPQVISDEVEPVDRGATILVEHTPCGPETALTAFLYDKGSIDTTSKTDELAKQNSNSLEGDVAKIHEQLLNYSYASGEVEISLTRSEKRTKKLRSQHPIYVPFLGFLKSVSFKKKASKVWFFEDTAKHEFLVCYQCDMNNEKQELVLDFFLYCIGRDIVA, translated from the exons ATGGCGCTTGCTGGCTTCTTCGACCTCAGCATCCTCCCCGACGACTCCAAATCTACCACCACCAACACTAGCATAGTTGCCCGCGCCCTTGACCTCGGCTACTCCGCCGTCGCACTCGATCACCCTCACCGTGCCCTCCTCGCTGACTCCCATGCACCCATTGCCTCCTCTCTCCTGCTGCCGCCCTCTGcccccctccaccaccgccgacaTCCCTTCCTACAGTACACGCGCATCACCCTCTCcctcgactccgccgccgcctgcacctCTGCCCTagccccctccgccgcccgcctcctttGCACCTATGACATCGTCGCCGCGCGGCCGCTCACCCAAGCCGCCTTCGACCACCTCTGTCAGGCCACATTTGACCACCTTGATATCGTTTCCATCGACTTCTCCCACAAGCTGCCCTTCCGCCTCAAGCTCCCCATGCTCAAGCTTGCGCTGCAGAGGGGCCTGCACTTGGAGATCGCCTATTCTCCCCTCATCGCTGATGCTGCTTCAAGGAGACAGGCCATAGCCGAAGCCAAG CTCTTGGAGGAGTGGACTAAAGGAAAGAATCTCATCATCTCAAGTGCTGCTCACACTGCTTCTGAAATTAGAGGACCCTATGATGCCATAAATTTATCTTCTTATTTGCTTGGCCTTTCTACCCAACGAGCCAAAGCTGCTCTATCCGTCAACTGCAG GTCACtgatttccaaggctctgaggAAAAAGCACTTCTTCAAGAAAACCATTAGAATCGACGGGCTGTTACCAAATAAACAGTTGAATTCAGCAAACTTCAAGCTTGCTGACTGGATTGGTTGGGATCCTATGCCTCATGAAGCAGATCTGCTATCTTTGGACGTTAATCCAGAACCTTCTTCCGACAAATATGAATTGCTGTCTTACAAAGGAGAACCGCAATCTCTTGATATAAATCCAGAACCTTCTGCCAATAAAGATGAACTACTGTATTTACCCATAAATGCTCTCACCGAAGCATCAAGTCATGTACCTTATGATGGTGATGAGTCCCTCTTTGTCGAGCAGCAAGAGCAGTTAAGCCATGGCAACGAAATCCTATTCCCAGTTGAAACTCAAGAAGGGCCTGTGCAAGTTAGCAGAGGTGAAAGTCTTATGACTTGTGTATTGTCTACCTTGCCAGCATCTTGTGAGCAGCATAGTGTTGCTACCAATTTGGATAATCCTGGAAACAATGAAACTGTTATGGCTCATGATGTGCAGACTGCTGCTGTCTCTTCCTTTGATCTGAAAGGCATTGAGAAACATGTTGAATCTCTGCATGACGCTATGGAACTAGATGGTACAGAGTCAAGTAAAATGAACCTCATTGCAGATTTTACCGCTCCCTTATCTTCTGATGATAACTTGGTGTGTTATGCTATTCCATGTAGTATGGAACTTTCTGACACGAGTGTCGTGAATAAGTGCCCTCACCAGTCTACTGGCTTCCCAGATTATGCTAAAGCTTGTACAGAATGTGACTCTGGGTTGACCTCCTGTGAGAGGGTTGATCGGGCAACACAGGATCATGACATTCTTTCTGGTTCCAGTATTTACTCTAAGAATAAGGACCTCTACTCTTACAGTGACATCTCAGTTTTTTCTGTGACTCACAAAGATTTTGCAGAACCGCTAGAGTTGCCTCCATGTGGGAAAGATGATGAGGCGCCACCAGATCTTGCAGCTCAATTGCACTGTAATTCATGCAAGGATGTTATGATGCCACCGCAAGTTATAAGCGATGAAGTAGAGCCAGTTGACAGAGGAGCAACTATTTTAGTGGAACATACTCCCTGTGGTCCAGAGACTGCCTTGACTGCTTTTCTTTATGATAAAGGATCCATTGATACAACCAGTAAAACTGATGAGTTGGCAAAGCAAAACTCAAACTCTCTGGAGGGAGATGTTGCTAAAATACATGAACAACTACTAAACTATTCTTATGCTAGTGGTGAGGTGGAGATATCCCTAACTAGATCAG AAAAGCGAACCAAAAAATTAAGGTCGCAACATCCGATTTATGTTCCTTTCTTGGGCTTCCTCAAGTCTGTGTCCTTTAAGAAGAAAGCATCCAAG GTATGGTTTTTTGAGGATACCGCTAAACACGAATTCCTTGTCTGTTATCAGTGTGATATGAATAATGAAAAACAAGAGTTGGTACTTGACTTCTTTTTATATTGTATTGGTAGAGATATTGTTGCTTGA
- the LOC127758074 gene encoding uncharacterized protein LOC127758074 isoform X3, whose product MALAGFFDLSILPDDSKSTTTNTSIVARALDLGYSAVALDHPHRALLADSHAPIASSLLLPPSAPLHHRRHPFLQYTRITLSLDSAAACTSALAPSAARLLCTYDIVAARPLTQAAFDHLCQATFDHLDIVSIDFSHKLPFRLKLPMLKLALQRGLHLEIAYSPLIADAASRRQAIAEAKLLEEWTKGKNLIISSAAHTASEIRGPYDAINLSSYLLGLSTQRAKAALSVNCRSLISKALRKKHFFKKTIRIDGLLPNKQLNSANFKLADWIGWDPMPHEADLLSLDVNPEPSSDKYELLSYKGEPQSLDINPEPSANKDELLYLPINALTEASSHVPYDGDESLFVEQQEQLSHGNEILFPVETQEGPVQVSRGESLMTCVLSTLPASCEQHSVATNLDNPGNNETVMAHDVQTAAVSSFDLKGIEKHVESLHDAMELDGTESSKMNLIADFTAPLSSDDNLVCYAIPCSMELSDTSVVNKCPHQSTGFPDYAKACTECDSGLTSCERVDRATQDHDILSGSSIYSKNKDLYSYSDISVFSVTHKDFAEPLELPPCGKDDEAPPDLAAQLHCNSCKDVMMPPQVISDEVEPVDRGATILVEHTPCGPETALTAFLYDKGSIDTTSKTDELAKQNSNSLEGDVAKIHEQLLNYSYASGEVEISLTRSEKRTKKLRSQHPIYVPFLGFLKSVSFKKKASKVTSKRKS is encoded by the exons ATGGCGCTTGCTGGCTTCTTCGACCTCAGCATCCTCCCCGACGACTCCAAATCTACCACCACCAACACTAGCATAGTTGCCCGCGCCCTTGACCTCGGCTACTCCGCCGTCGCACTCGATCACCCTCACCGTGCCCTCCTCGCTGACTCCCATGCACCCATTGCCTCCTCTCTCCTGCTGCCGCCCTCTGcccccctccaccaccgccgacaTCCCTTCCTACAGTACACGCGCATCACCCTCTCcctcgactccgccgccgcctgcacctCTGCCCTagccccctccgccgcccgcctcctttGCACCTATGACATCGTCGCCGCGCGGCCGCTCACCCAAGCCGCCTTCGACCACCTCTGTCAGGCCACATTTGACCACCTTGATATCGTTTCCATCGACTTCTCCCACAAGCTGCCCTTCCGCCTCAAGCTCCCCATGCTCAAGCTTGCGCTGCAGAGGGGCCTGCACTTGGAGATCGCCTATTCTCCCCTCATCGCTGATGCTGCTTCAAGGAGACAGGCCATAGCCGAAGCCAAG CTCTTGGAGGAGTGGACTAAAGGAAAGAATCTCATCATCTCAAGTGCTGCTCACACTGCTTCTGAAATTAGAGGACCCTATGATGCCATAAATTTATCTTCTTATTTGCTTGGCCTTTCTACCCAACGAGCCAAAGCTGCTCTATCCGTCAACTGCAG GTCACtgatttccaaggctctgaggAAAAAGCACTTCTTCAAGAAAACCATTAGAATCGACGGGCTGTTACCAAATAAACAGTTGAATTCAGCAAACTTCAAGCTTGCTGACTGGATTGGTTGGGATCCTATGCCTCATGAAGCAGATCTGCTATCTTTGGACGTTAATCCAGAACCTTCTTCCGACAAATATGAATTGCTGTCTTACAAAGGAGAACCGCAATCTCTTGATATAAATCCAGAACCTTCTGCCAATAAAGATGAACTACTGTATTTACCCATAAATGCTCTCACCGAAGCATCAAGTCATGTACCTTATGATGGTGATGAGTCCCTCTTTGTCGAGCAGCAAGAGCAGTTAAGCCATGGCAACGAAATCCTATTCCCAGTTGAAACTCAAGAAGGGCCTGTGCAAGTTAGCAGAGGTGAAAGTCTTATGACTTGTGTATTGTCTACCTTGCCAGCATCTTGTGAGCAGCATAGTGTTGCTACCAATTTGGATAATCCTGGAAACAATGAAACTGTTATGGCTCATGATGTGCAGACTGCTGCTGTCTCTTCCTTTGATCTGAAAGGCATTGAGAAACATGTTGAATCTCTGCATGACGCTATGGAACTAGATGGTACAGAGTCAAGTAAAATGAACCTCATTGCAGATTTTACCGCTCCCTTATCTTCTGATGATAACTTGGTGTGTTATGCTATTCCATGTAGTATGGAACTTTCTGACACGAGTGTCGTGAATAAGTGCCCTCACCAGTCTACTGGCTTCCCAGATTATGCTAAAGCTTGTACAGAATGTGACTCTGGGTTGACCTCCTGTGAGAGGGTTGATCGGGCAACACAGGATCATGACATTCTTTCTGGTTCCAGTATTTACTCTAAGAATAAGGACCTCTACTCTTACAGTGACATCTCAGTTTTTTCTGTGACTCACAAAGATTTTGCAGAACCGCTAGAGTTGCCTCCATGTGGGAAAGATGATGAGGCGCCACCAGATCTTGCAGCTCAATTGCACTGTAATTCATGCAAGGATGTTATGATGCCACCGCAAGTTATAAGCGATGAAGTAGAGCCAGTTGACAGAGGAGCAACTATTTTAGTGGAACATACTCCCTGTGGTCCAGAGACTGCCTTGACTGCTTTTCTTTATGATAAAGGATCCATTGATACAACCAGTAAAACTGATGAGTTGGCAAAGCAAAACTCAAACTCTCTGGAGGGAGATGTTGCTAAAATACATGAACAACTACTAAACTATTCTTATGCTAGTGGTGAGGTGGAGATATCCCTAACTAGATCAG AAAAGCGAACCAAAAAATTAAGGTCGCAACATCCGATTTATGTTCCTTTCTTGGGCTTCCTCAAGTCTGTGTCCTTTAAGAAGAAAGCATCCAAG GTTACATCCAAAAGGAAATCATAG